A stretch of DNA from Xyrauchen texanus isolate HMW12.3.18 chromosome 36, RBS_HiC_50CHRs, whole genome shotgun sequence:
ggaggctctggaggcggaatcAAGGGAGGTGgtggcgtagaaggctctggaggcggagccaagggaggttcaggaggcagagccctagaaggctctgggattgaagccgtggaaggctggagGGGAGCCCTGGttggctcgggaggcagagccctggatggctcgggaggcagagccttgggtggctcgggaggcagagccttgGGTGGCTCAGTAGGCAGAGCCTTGGGTGGATCGGGAGGCGGAAGCcttgggtggctcaggaggcggagcctcgggatgcgctggctctgggacagtcgcggctacaggcgctggctctgggacagtcgaggctacaggcgctggctcactgacggtcggggctgcaggcacagGCTCACTGACGGTTGGGGCTACTGGCGCTGATTTGTTGACCGTGGTATGCATGAGCTCTGGTTCGCTGAACattgaaggcagagccatgggaggttctggggacggagccgtggaaggcggaggttGGAgaacagaagcctttcctcttctcctcctcctccgggtggacgaggctgacaacgctgggtcgctgaccatggcaggcgtgggctctggctcgctgaccgtggctggcgtgggctctggctcgctgaccgtggctggcgtaggctctggctcctgaccgtggcaggcgtgggctctggctcgctgaccgtggcaggcgtgggctctggctcgctgaccattgCTGGCATGGGCTgtggatcgctgaccgtggctggcgtgaagggacgagccatggaaggctgggggggTGACTACTGCCACAAATTCGAGGAGCGTTCAGCGGCgagtcgccggtggcaacagctccttgagcgaactgttcagatttgccctgaagaacaccaccagggagtatTCCAGGAAGTCCGCTACCTTCGCCAgctccaggaagtcgtggatgtgatcctccactggacggtcctcttgtttgaggcagagAAGTTTATAATTCGCCtgttgaaccgctagatccatcttgggtcggtcgttctgttatgaaggcagacgaggggtgaggatctaactgcgttttttattgaaaatgataaagacaaacaaggctggaacaaatgaaaagtccacgatgggaaaacaaaacaaaaacatgaaaagacATCCAAGGAGAacacaggctggagaaacatcaaCGGAGGGCAAAGATAACATATAAACATCTatattcaacgatcgacaatgactggagaacaaacagggtttaaatacacaagcacaatgatgactaaacgacatgcaggtgagaCCAATGAAGTACATGGGCAGTGAAGAGGGccgggaattatgggaaatgtagtttatgacagtagacaagtgaaacacggggcagacaacaggggatcgtgacaatctGATTGTTCATCAgattaatatacatttatttttataccgttttgatatttttttatatacgttGCTTTACTCTGCCATTATGCATTAtcagtttacatttcaaaaacgtctaggttacggatgcaacctccgttccctgatggagggaacaacatgttgtgttgaagaagccacactaggagtctctcttgagcgccgaatatacctctgatctatgaaaaaaggccaatgagaagttgtcagacagaatttgcatgtcccgcccccggacgtaCAGGTATAAAGGTGgagaaatacgtctgtttcattcaggatttttctgaggagccgtaaatggtccggccacaacagtggctcggctcagcgccgtggccgggaggacacaacgtctcgttccctccatcagggaatggaggttacatctgtaacctagacgttccccgtctgtcgctcacatcGACGTTGTGTctaagaagtgacactaggggtcaaattaaaacgggccgagcctagccgggcctcttttctctctatgtttctcgtatagagtcaacggctggggcccttacacgcacagTAGAGGGGGTCTTAgaggggaagggggtcttacccagtttcctatactttcagggggaaaagaccctgtggagaccacacctgcccagagagggggaggtaagagtggtgacatacaccacatgggcttttaggtcacatgtgggaagtggcgcggtggtagatcccacctcttcagagggaggagttgctacagacatggcgaccggggggcagtgggaactgcccaagggagatgcgggtcttctcgtaaggggaccgtaccgtggaaaaaacacacaggggggaagtccacgtaggtgaccagtggagcacctattccagtacagggtagatctgagtacccacagtggattgggtcggcgaattcctccgctgaattgtggacccagagggctagggaggagtcatccagggagccgagtgattgggatcacctgggagaaaaagcgcaaggttttacctcaaccgagggaaagggagctaggtgcaagcgatccacccagtcagtctgtcagtgtgttaccgagttctactggctcggacctgagaaaacacgggacgaaactgactctacactgacattgtaaaatctcacaaaggtattaggtattgcccaacccgctgctctgtaTATGTCTGCccgggaggtgcctctggccagtgcccatgagaacgcaacactccttgttgaatgtgctcgaacccgcaagggggtggcaCGGCCTGGGtacgataggccaatgaaatggcgtccaccacccagtgggaaagcctctgtttggagacagtgttccctttctgctgtccatcaaagcagacaaagagctgctcagaacatctaaagctctgcatgcggtccaaattggtacgcaaagcatgtaccggacacagcgacgaaggggctgggtctgccaccTCCAGGGGCaccgcttgcaggttcactacctggtctctgaagggtgtggtaggaaccttgggcgtGTAGCCCGgccgcagtcttaggatcacatgtgtgtctgccggaccgaactccaggcaagtgtcgctgacagagaacacttgcaggtccccgacccttttgatggaggctaacgcgatcaggagggccgtcttcagggagagggccttgagctcgactgaatcaagcagCTCAAAGGGGGGGCCTCTAAAGACCCGAGAGAACCcatgagagatcccaagaggggaacaggaTTCAGTCTCTGGGTACCTTTCAGGatcctgataatcaagttgtgcttaccaagggacttgccatctactgagTCGTGGTGGGCTGTGaaagcagctacatacaccttcaaggtggagggggacagcctcccctccagcctctcctgcaggaatagaagcACTGAGGGTCTtcagctcaggaagaacaccaattcacgaacaagcgccactttagggtgtagagttgcctggtggagggagctctggcttggttgatcgtgtctatgacggcaggtggtagataaactagatcttccacatcccgtccaggggccagacgtggagtttccagaggtctgggtgcggatgccagagagtGTCATCATCCAAGCccgggggctcgagggagaatgCCAGTTGGCTAGTCAAGAGGCGAGTCtcactcatcccgagcccggacggaagcacacgagcgtgtcggggggtgggtggttcgtggggatttccCCGGCGAATCCGAGCCCATCATCATCCCTGTATTGCCTTCATctccagccgggtcgtcctcaatcccgtgggaagaaggagcaacacggggggcggctgaagtggcattcaccttcatGAAGGAGAGCCGcaaccacaacattgccatggtcatgttctcgcagtgagaacatgaaccatccacgaacgccgcctcagtgtgatcgctacccaggcacacgaggcagcatctgtggccATCATTCTTGGAGAGAAACCGACCGCATCAGGAACAAAAcagggtggaaaggcatcttgaaaaagacgcatcctaaaaaggatgttcaatgccgctgtgtattgctcttttgtgagtggaaactcagcctcttttagaggaaatacaactcttttaggaggagacactcttttaaaaagaaagaaagcacagcatgcagagagagagacgctagctggaaatgcgccgtgcggatccaacagcaatgcttctcactGGTACaggtgagtggaacaggagtgaaactcagctgcttgctgcacaaccattcggctccgaagacaAATTCTGACtgcattcgctgccccgcttccatttatacccATATTCGGCATTCAAGTAAGACCCCTTGCGTCACTTCATtcacacaacgtcgagtgagtgacagaaggggaacaggacattctgaggaaTAATAATGCACTTCATTGATTTATGTTGAACTGGGAGGATAACAGCAAATTTTAAATAATCCGCCATTTATGACTTATGAAATCTGCAATACAATTTTTTTCCAGGATAAGAAATCCTTTTATGTCTATAGCTTTAATGagtatatgaatgtatgtatatacatttatttgaagaaaGGTTTTATACTGACAATGTCTTTTGAATTTTTACGGGTCCAAGCACCGAAggtgcaggaaccctattgtatttgttactattttcttattattattcatattattacaatttttctgccctaaaagtgtctgggcgTCAGAGACCTTAAGTCTTAGAGATTCCAATCTTGGCAGGATGGTTTCAAACCCCCCCTCACTACTCAGGCGTACAGACACACATCCTTCAGAGACTAGTTGGCACTATtgctaacaaaacaaacaaaaataagatTTTGGGCCATAAATCTTGAACTGTAAGGGCTAGAAACTAAGTTATGTTTTCATCCGATTCctttcatcatgccaaagaattTTACCACTGACCACATTTTGCTCTGCCCCTTCATTTTCCcgctattttggattgttttaaaACTCTTCCTAGGCCGTTTGCCCAattggaaccaaaccagtgcagaattaTTCAGTCCCAGTATTGAAATTATGATTCATCATCAAACGGTATGCCAAAACATTCATAGTGGGTGTGTCTATTTGACTAAAATGGTTATATCTTTTGAACAGattgagatattatcaccaaatttggtacacttATGTATGGGCTCATTCTGAGGAATCATTCTGCATAAAAATATTGCACACCTTTGCCtcttggtggtgctataataataatttaaaaaaaaaatgtctctaacTATGGAACCGTTGGTTTGAAATTTTGTATTCAGTGTCTTTGTCCAATGTGCTATCAAGGTCTTTTAGAACATTTGCATATCTTTAAAACATTGTCGCCATCGACCAATCAGCTTTCAGCATATTTTATAAAGTGTTAATTAAGGCTGATCGTAACTAAACTTGGTACATCTATTTGTCTCTTGGCGGCATCCAATAGCgtggctgaaggtctcctgcgtgttctgtcttatcgtgcgcattaaataatactttgattatttgattttagttccatgttttattaatattataatttattcttttctttatttcatctgactccaattatgaaaaaccttgttgatgtatctatgctatctatctatctatctatctatctatctatctatctatctatctatctatctatctatctatctatctatctatctatctatctatctatctaatctattTTTTTCAAGCCAAACTAAAGTTTGTCCTGATGAACTTACACTCATTTAGTTTCTTAAAAATTTAAGAAATACCGCACTGCCTGGCATGGCTGCCTTGTCATCACAAGAGGTTTTTTTTGCATACATCAGCATGGCATCAGCGCAAGTAATGACATCAGAGCAAGTCAGACCAAACTCGGACCTAGCAGTGCACCTTGCGTTGATCACTGGTGATCGGTGCTGTGCAGATTTTGCTTTTGCAGATTTTGAAGACAAGCCTAATTTCAAGACTTTGATATCACATGAGGTTGCCACGTGGGTCTCCCGCTCTGTTAGACATTCAAAGCACAGACTGACCTAACATCTAGGCACGTTCAGCCAGATGCTTAGGTTTTTGCATGGGGTTCCCACCATAGCAAAGTCATTGAGCAAAAAGGAACGCCATACAAAGCGCTTTGACTGAGAGAAATGCATTGCATCTATCTCATTATCTCGTTTGGCACTGTGACAACAGCCATTTCAGATTGAAATCAAGCAGACAGTTAATCGGAAACCATGAAGCTTAATTTACACATATGAAGCGGGCAATAGCCAGTTATAATAGCCAGCAGAATATTAGGCTAATTGCTTCGAATAACATATGcagtcaaaatgcatttgaaagttTTCTGTAACATTCAAATGAAACAACCAATTGTAACATTCCACAAGATGATATATATTCAACAAAttgcagaaaaaaataacactaaTTAAGACTAGGAAACAATACAGTcagtaaattatgttttaattaaaagagCACACCTTAATTTTTCTGATGCTCAGATTGCACAGGTACGTCTTTGAGATGTCtgttagatcttttcatctggaaagcatcacattctaaaTAGCATCTGCAAACCATCTTAtcaagatcagatttacaaacattattaATCATAAAAATCACAAAGACATCTACTGAATGTCtcattgacatccgagaggaaatgtcatttagacatattgcagatgagtaaacaacctaaaaaactaaaaaaacatcttcaatatataaacacacacatcaaatagacgtctagGTGACGTACGTGTGCTGTCATGGTAAATTGGTGAAATGGGAGCATAAGACAATGATTGGGTGTGGCTATGCCAGTGACTCTGTTTAACATGTAGGCTATACGCTGCCAGCTTAACATACAATGTGAAACCATGAGGATAAAACCCGAGATAACAACCTCTGTGCTTTTATCATAGGTCAACTAGCATGTTACGAAAGTAAGCCACCGTTTGTGAATCTCATACAAATTAATGGGGAGAGCaataaactgacacctacctgtcgcaaaatcgTCCGTGACTTCCCTTATAAAACAGCTAtttttatcatagtaaactccacacatagttcactccaaaaggattgtgtagtgtaaaacatgttgaagattgtGGACAGGCAGTCAATTCATTAATTTATGAACTATTTCCTcaaaaaagcagtttattcatcAATAGCATTAAAAAAGAAcagcctcttgtctcctcgccagaGTACTGCCTATAGAAAGTCTATTGGAACGCTGCTTTACACTATTCTTTGCTAACCTTGAAGGCTCCTCTGCAGACAAGCTCTGATAAAACCTCTATTAGTGAACAGAGGCAccataacttaaaaaaataattacacccTTTTATCCCTCATTGGCTGTGGATACACCTACAGTACATCcgtatcctttttttttaatgcgGTTGGTTTTCAGACTGATAGCTAATGCAATTTTCTACCATAAACCAACATAAGGCCAAAgtgttacaaaaacactgtataatTTCCTTCTTAATGGCTGCATTTGTGTTTTGTTCCATTTTATGATGGAAATGATCATGAAACATTGTACATTAACTATAAATACTGCCAATACAAGTATATTATGCACAATTTTACCATCTTCTTGTTCATCTTTACCtccttcattttatatatatatatatatatatatatatatatatatatatatatatatatatatatatatatatatttacatctgTATTCTTTAAAACCTTTGTTTAGAGCACTTTATTCTTTATGAAAGTATAGCCTACTACTCCAGAGTACCAAAAAGTTAATCCTCACTAACTTTAGGTGAAGTAAATTCCTTCAAAAACTTGGATATTATTAAAGATGTGTacacaacaaacaacaaacattAAGCTATAGATGCACAGACGGTTCTCAAAATAAGAATGTCACAGATTGTCGTGATAGCCACTATTgcaggatgttttttgtttcttatctaaatatctataatatgtaaccttaaaaaaataacaaaaaaaataaaaaacaagcatgaAATCTGTGACAAATTTCTCAATATTTTGAAATTGCTAGCACTACCAATAAATTCAGTGCTCATGTTAAAATAGTTTCAAGTCCAAAGTACatctacatgttaaaacatattaatgtgtCAGATTTGGACAATTTTCTTTTAGTTTTGAATACAGGGAGCAATAAAATTGCAAAGATCTGAgtagttttgttattttattagaacagtgtaaaatgtttttttcatttaaattgtggAGATATAAGGTCACCCGAGACATCATAAACCTTTTACAAAAAGATTATTTGCAGGTTTGGATGCAAATTTTTCAGGATCAAAAGAGCAATTACATATAAGTAGCATATTTTCATAACCATACTGTGAGAATTTTTGTTTTGAGAAATGGAAAATGTCTGACTTAAAGAGAAGGATAGCTCTCTCTGTTGTATCCATTCGTCAGATCATAGGAGACCGGAGGTGCAGAGCACTCTGTTAAGAAGTTTGGAAAGGGAATTGCACATGGCGAACTCTGTTCCACAGGCATGGCGCCAGTAAGGTCTGTAATACTATAAAGATTTGGCTGCAGCGTCTGCATGTCCCCAGTCTTTTTGGGTGTGCCACTACAAATACACCAAGGCTCATCATACAAAAAATCACCAGTTACAAAATTGTGCGATTCATAAGAGACCAATTCGGGGCCTACGGTCACCTCCGGTTGGATCCTGGAAGGTGCCATTTGGAATAGCTCCTGCTCCAAGATCATATTGCTGTAGTCAGGCCCGAGAAGCTCCAAGAACTCAGCTTCCTCCGGAGTCTCACGCTCCAGGTCTTTCAGTGACATGACAGATGTTGATGTAACTCTCGAGCTGTAGGCTGGCTCTGTAAAGAAGGATGGTGGAAGGTTTCTGTTCCGCAACGGGGGCTTCTTGGCTCTTTCTGCTCGCACATCCTTTGCTGGATCAAAAAGGGCAGCCAGACTCATTCTTTGCAGGTTGGTCTGTATCCCGTCCTTCTTGGGTATTGTTTTGCTGGGCAGGTTGCCGGTTGGGGTTTGGGGTGACCCTTTACTCTTGCACAGCTCCTGGACCGGTGCAGTCCCTGGTAAGATGATGCTTGTGCACCGTTTAATCTGCTTTTGCAGGTACTTGCGGTGGTTGACCTTCCTCTTGGACTTGACATGTTTGTCCAATGCAAGTTTGATGTTGCTGGAAGCCGAGTCAATAAAGCTAAGCAGGTCTCTGGTGGTCTCCCGAAAGTCCCCTTCGCAATCCAGAAGGCCCCCTTCCAGATGCTTCTCAACCTTGTACTCCATGACAGAGCCAGGAAAGCAGAAGTTTAAGAACTGAGAGTTCATGATGGCAGCTTGAATAGCCATCTCGCTCTCTGTCAAAAGTGCAACACCTTCGCCCAAGATGCTTGCAATAATCCTTGAGAGATCCTCAATAATTTTTCTAAAGCATATTGCTTATCTGCACTTCCAGGGAGGCTTGCTTACCTGCTCTGCTCGGCCCTGCTCTGGACAAACTCACAGTTCCTCTCCACTCAGCTGAAATTTTGACTTTTGGCAGAGGGGAGGATTGTTTTAGGAGGCAGGGCAATAATGTGAGGACATCAAAGGGGAGCCACTGGGGGACCCTGGGACTAAACTCTTTGCTTATGCCTGACCACCTGCAAGTAAGAGGGATTTGTTTGAGGCATCCCATTGAGCAACAAGACAATAGCAAATGGTTCAGCTGTCCTGGACACTTTTTATTGTGCATGTACATGGGAATGCATTTTATCATATAAAATCTCTGATGACATCTAGTTGCTGATATTGTATCATACTCAAACGAACATTGCCAtttaaaaaacaagacaaagtttgtttaaaaattttaaaatgtacaaacttGTTTTCAATTAAACGTCTGGATTTAATTATAAGCAAGTAAGTAGACCACAATCTGACAATTTCACATACAACATATATAATATTCACATATAATTAAATAGTTAATGGGGGTCAGTTTAATGATAGGTCAACTTTAGCACTGTAGTCTGTGGTGGTTAGGGCCATgtgaatttaaataaactttgATGAGCAGAGCTACCTGTGGATAATTTGATTgcttaaataacaaataattaatgttaaataatttaaaatagcatatttatttttcagaTCAACTTTATGTTTTTCAGATGAATTTATTAATTCTATCATTTTAttctagtcaagtcattttacacacacattgtttcaaagcagctttacagaaaatcatgcattaacagaaaattaatctGTAATATCTATAAGTAATTCTATGCAAGTTTGAAAAGTTATTAAAACTTAATGCAAGTGGTTTGATCTCCATTTTAGATAATTTCCACAATAACAAAATCCATGAATGCCTACAAGTAGTGTAAAAACGTAATAACATTTTGACCAGTAAGATTATTCATGATAAGGGTTAGTGTCAATAACTAATTGCAAATACAAGCCTTAAGACAAGTACTGTTGTTTACCTGTATGCTCCTCTAACTTCCTACAATTTTCTCAATCTGTTCATAGTGGAAGTTGATTTTTCGTGCATTCCCGCAACAGTGGGAATTTTAGCCTCTTTCTGACAACTATTATAGGCTGCCTTTGACATACAGCCCTACATGGTCTAAATAGCTTCTATTCTTCCTCGAGCAGTGAAAGGGATCTTTGTGCCAGTGATACATTAAACTGCACCTCACAGCCCCTTCATAAACTGAGGCTCAATAATGAACAGTCGATTTAACTAGAAAAGCTGCCGGGGCTGTTAAATTAAAAAAGCATAAAGTGTAGTTCAAGCCCAGTGTGCCAGAAGAAATGTTAGCCTTAAGAAATCCTGACCATGAGCAGAATAGCCGCTGTAAACAATTCATCATTTGCAAGATGTTTCTTGGCCTACAGTGAATACTGAAGAGTGATCCAACTCAGGGTGTTTTATAGCACATGTAAACGTTCGTTTCAGTAAACGTACTTAAAGGATGTAGCTCTGTTTTTCAGCGTAAATGAGTATGAGTGTTTGAATATGTGGATTActataataatgtatttaaaatattttcaaaccaatatgtgtatatatatatatatatatatatatatatatatatatatatatatatatatatatacattgtgtgtacatttatgttttactttttaatttaaaaggTAGTTTAAGTAATACTTTTTAAATAcactttaatacttttatttattttaatgcagtCACTTTCTTTGACTTcatttatgtaaagcactttgagctgTACttgatgttttaaaattaaattaaaatcattattattattattattattattattaataattctaCTTCTACTACTACAAGACATCGtaaaaactgcatgcataattattagaaaataaaaaaagaactagCAAAATGTTAAATGGTAAAAATAGGTTTAGACTCAGTATATCTCACACTGTCAAATGATCATCTTCCCAAGGTATTTCATgtcaaatacatatacattttgtatttttgtttgtttgtttgcttatttAGAGCTAACTAAGCAGTTAAAGCACATTAAAATTCTTACCCCTGGCCAAACATGATTAGATTCAGTTTATGTCCACTAAACTGTACTTTCCCAGGCATTAAACATGTTTATGGCAGACCTAACCAaattttcacttttatttaattCATCCCACTTTGTATGTAGTGAAATCACTTGCTAAAGGACAGTTTCGGTCatcccctctttctctctcactaaTTCCCAGGGAATTATTTTTTATTCCCTCCCATAAGTGCATTTTAAGGTGAGGCAATGAATCATTTGGATGttcaaaagggaaaaaaagaaagtctaaGCGCTTTTGAGAGAGGGGGGACCATCTAGAGTTTCATTATCATGTTAATTGTGATGAAGAAAGGGGACAGTGAAACTGATAGCGGTGATCTAATTAACTGTAGCCAAGCCCCAGCCCTGAATGAGGGTCCCAGAGAGGCTGCCATAGCCTCACAATAAACTGTTGTACCACAGAAAAATAGCAATAGTGTAAAAACAAGCTTTACTTTGCATTTTTACAGAATGCTCATCCATGTTTCCAAAGTTGAGGCTATTTTAAACCACACTAGCTTCTGTTCCCCTCAACACTGAATGAATGTGACAAGTATAATattccataaaaatgtaattttcttcaactttggggacttttagcactgtggatctCTATCAAGTAATGTCTCGTAAAAAATTTTTAACACTCAACATTTCCttttatttgtctactaacaatgtccaacagtgtatgtacatgcataacAGGGGATTGATGTGATTTTTGATGTTTCTTTCTgtaagtcatgaaaattcccaccacagtttcatttccaccacatctcaaattgtttattgtgtttattagacCCTGGAAACAAGTTTCTATGGCCACATAAAAGCTGAGGGGATCAAACAGGGTGTGGAGTGGAATGAATACGGACACCGAAAAAAAAAGAGGCCAAGGGGATTCccaaacactttaatttgcaaGTAATGCCCTGTCGGGGTCCAACACATGAGCATTTCATGTATACAATGACTTGAATACATCTCTTTGTAACATGTTTTCAATATCTGGATAGATTTTTGGGTAAAAACCGACAAGTTGGTGTAACCATCTAAAGTTCCTTAAAAGGCTGAAATTCTTATTAAGCAGCTAGCTGTATTTCCATATTTTCTAATTAATGAATCATCTTCATTAAAATGGtattcatatttgaaaacattttggcAGTGTCAGGGTGGTAACATGAAGgaagccattttgttgtcatgcaatccagagacagaaaaaaacaaaacatgaaatgctgaaataaaaataaataatattgacatataattagggctgtcgatttaacacgttaattcagtgtgattaatttgaccaaaaataacgcagtaaaaaaatttacgcaattaatcgcatgcccatggACCATAATAAGTGTAGTGCTCCTCTCCCTAATTTAGATGGAAAGGGCCCTGAGTTCTTATTCTCTCTATAatcctccttttcttttctttgtcagAACAGTCACTTTCTTCTACCATCAAATGTGCTTGTTCGATCCAATTTTCATACGGTTCTTCACCTGAAAGAATAGGTATTGTACCGGAAAACATTCTCAGACGTCTATAACCTCCACTTTCGTTGGAAATTTTTCCTGTCTTTTCAAGCAGATCTCCAACAGCACGTATAATGGCATCAGGGGTGGGGATTCCAGCATCAGAGGGAGTAAACATGGCCTGAATATCCTCAAAGGTTTTCCCATCACTGTGAAGGAGGGTTTGTAACTTCTTAGAAAAATCATCTGAACTATCATC
This window harbors:
- the LOC127629620 gene encoding protein FAM181B-like, with translation MAIQAAIMNSQFLNFCFPGSVMEYKVEKHLEGGLLDCEGDFRETTRDLLSFIDSASSNIKLALDKHVKSKRKVNHRKYLQKQIKRCTSIILPGTAPVQELCKSKGSPQTPTGNLPSKTIPKKDGIQTNLQRMSLAALFDPAKDVRAERAKKPPLRNRNLPPSFFTEPAYSSRVTSTSVMSLKDLERETPEEAEFLELLGPDYSNMILEQELFQMAPSRIQPEVTVGPELVSYESHNFVTGDFLYDEPWCICSGTPKKTGDMQTLQPNLYSITDLTGAMPVEQSSPCAIPFPNFLTECSAPPVSYDLTNGYNRESYPSL